Genomic segment of Ardenticatena maritima:
GAAATCCCCGTTTGTGGCGACCTCGGCGACCAGCAAGCCGCCACGGTGGGGCAAACCTGCTTCGACGTGGGCGAAGCCAAGAACACCTACGGCACCGGCTGTTTCATGCTGCTCAACACCGGCACCGAAATTGTGCCCAGCAAGAGCGGCTTGCTCACCACCGTCTGCTACAAATTCGGCGACGAACCCGCCGTGTACGCGCTGGAAGGCTCCATCGCCATCACCGGCGCGCTCGTGCAATGGCTGCGCGACAACCTGGACTTCTTCGACTTCTCGCACCACATTGAAGACTACGCCCGCACTGTCGAGGATAACGGCGGCGTCTACTTCGTGCCCGCCTTCTCCGGCTTGTTCGCCCCCTACTGGCGCAGTGACGCCCGCGGCGTCATCGTCGGGCTGACCCGCTACGCCAACAAGGGGCACATCTGCCGCGCCGCGCTCGAAGCCACCGCCTACCAGACGCGCGAAGTGCTGGACGCCATGAAAGCCGACTCCGGCGTAGACCTGGCCGCGCTGAAAGTGGACGGGGGCATGGTTTACAACGAACTGCTCATGCAATTCCAGGCCGACATCCTCAACGTGCCGGTCGTGCGCCCGCAAGTCGCCGAAACCACCTCACTGGGGGCGGCGTATGCCGCCGGTCTGGCGGTTGGCTTCTGGTCGAACCTGGACGACTTGCGCCAAAACTGGCAAGTGGATAAAACCTGGACTCCCGCCATGGACGCCGAGAAACGCGAAAAACTCTATCGCGATTGGAAACGCGCCGTCGAGCGCACATTCGGGTGGGTTGAACAGGACTGAGCGGCGCAACTGTGGGGGAGCGCGCACCGTCGCTCCCCCACTCTCCACGACCCGACACCTGCGCCAAAAGGTCTTGGCTCGTGGAGAGTGAAGAGTGGCAATCAACCAACCAAAGGGACATGCCGAGGAAACCATGCGGACAGTTCAAACCGAAGTGCTTGTCATTGGGGGTGGCGCAACCGGCGCCGGCATCATTCGCGACCTCGCCATGCGCGGCTTCGACGCCATCCTTGTCGAAAAGCGCGACCTGACGCACGGCACTACCGGACGCTACCACGGGCTTTTGCACAGCGGCGGGCGCTACGCCGTCAAAGACCCCAAAGCGGCGGTCGAATGCATCGAAGAAAACCGCATTTTGCGGCGCATCATGCCCCACTGCCTGGAAGACACCGGCGGCTTTTTCGTCGTCACCCCGTGGGACGACCCCGACTTCGGCGACACCTTCATGGAAGGGTGCCGCAAGGCGGGCATTCCTGTGGAAGAAATCAGCGTCGCCCAAATGCTGCGCGAAGAACCGCTCCTCAACCCCAACATCTCGCGCTGTTTCCGCGTGCCCGACGCCGCCGCCGACTCATTCCTGGCAACGCGCCTCAACGCCGAATCGGCGCGCGAATACGGCGCACACATCTGGACGTACCACGAAGTGCGCGACCTGATGATGGACGGGCAACGCGTCATCGGCGCCGTCTGCCACGACCTGGTGCGCGATGAAGAAGTGCGCATCTACGCCGACATGGTGGTCAACGCCGCCGGGGCGTGGGCGGGCAAAATCGCCGCCATGGCGGGGCTGGACGTCCACATCACCCCCGGCAAAGGCGTCATGGTCGCCATCAACCACCGCGTGCTCAATACCGTCGTCAACCGGTGCAAAATGCCGTCCGACGGGGACATCATCGTCCCCATCCACACGGTCGCCGTCATTGGTACCACCGACGTCAAAGTCAGCGACCCCGAACACTTCGCCATCGAACCCTGGGAAATCGAACTCATGCTGGACGAGGGCGAAAAATTGGTGCCCGGCGTCAAAAACATGCGCATTTTGCGCGCCTGGGCGGGCGTGCGCCCACTCTACCAGGAAACCAAAGCGGTGGATACGCGCGACATCACTCGCGCCTACACCCTGCTGGACCACGAAACGCGCGACGGCGTCAGCGGCATCATCACCATGACCGGCGGGAAATGGACCACCTACCGCCAAATGGCGCAAGTGACCGTTGACCGTGTCTGCGAAAAATTCGGCGTCCAACGCGAATGCCGCACCCACCTTGAACCGCTGCCCGGTGCGGAAAAGCACGGCGGCTACCACTGGCTGGGCGCACGTTTCGCCGACGTGGAACGCCGCCAAGCCTACGGCGACCTCATCTGCGAATGCGAACTCGCCACCCGTGAAGACGTGGAACGCGCCATCGTCCAAGGCGACGCCAAAACCATTGACGATATTCGGCGCATGGTGCGGCTCGGTATGGGACCCTGCCAGGGCGGCTTCTGCACGTTCCGCGCCGTGGGGTTGCTGCACCGCCTGCGCCACCCCGACGTGGAAGACGCCAACGCCGCCCTGCGCGATTTTCTGCAAGAACGCTGGAAAGGGCTGTTGCCCATTCTCTGGGGGCAACAACTGCGCCAGGAGCGCCTGGATGAACTCATCTACCTGAGCGTGCTCAACGTTGACCACTTGCCGGGTCCCAAAGCCACACCTCTGGCGCCCGTCATGTACGACCCGCCAACCGGCGAAGAACCGCAAGCACGTGTCTGAAGAACCAATCAAACTGGATGAACGAAGCATGCCTATGAACAGCAACCCGGACGTGATTGTCATCGGAGCAGGTCTCAGTGGGCTTACCGCCGCCTGGCAACTGGCGCAACGCGGGCATCGCGTGCGCGTCGTCACCAAAGGCTGGGGCGCAACCCACTGGCACAGCGGCTGCATTGACGTGCTCGGCTACCATCCCATCGAATCCGATACACCCGTCGCAACACCACGCGACGCCGTCGCCGACCTCATCGCCGCCCAACCACACCACCCCTACGCACTGGTAGGGCTGGATGGGCTCGCCGCGGCACTCGACGCCTTCGCCACCCTCTGCCGTGACGCCGGTTACCCGCTCCACGGCACGCTTGACCGACAATGGCTTCTGCCCTCGGCGGTGGGGGCTTTTCGTCCTACCTGCCTCGCGCCTGAGACCATGATTGCCGGCGACCTGACGCGCCATGACACCGAACCAATGCTCATTGTCGGCTTCGAGCGCCTGAACGACTTTTACCCTGAATTGATTGCCGACAACCTCATCAAACAAGGGCACCTGGCGCGGGGCACACTTGTTGACACCCCCACCTTGCGCCGCCAAAAAATCGTCAACACGCTGGTACTCGCGCGGCTCTTCGAGCAAGCCGCCTTTCGCGCGGAATTCATCGCCGCCGTCAAGCCCAAACTGGGCAAGGCGCAACGCATCGGTGTTCCTGCTGTGCTGGGCTTTGAGAACGCCATCGCCATCAAAAACGAACTGGAAGCCGCCTTCGAGCGCCCCATTTTTGAGATTCCCACCGTGCCGCCCTCTGTGCCCGGCATGCGGTTGCACCGCATTCTGACGCGCGCGATTGAACGCGCAGGGGGCGACATTCGCACCGGCATGCAGGTCGTCGCCGCCGACGCCGAAGGCGACCGCGCCACCACCATTTGGAGCGAAGCCGCCGCGCGCCGAGTGCCGCACCACGCCGAGGTGTTCGTGCTGGCAACGGGGGGCATTCTGGGCGGGGGCATCACCACCACCTACACGGGCGACGTGCGCGAAGTGGTGTTTGGATTGCCCGTGAACGCGCCCACCGACCGCATGGCGTGGCTGCACCGCGATTTTCTGGACGCGCGCGGGCATCCCATCTTCCGCGCCGGTTTGCAGGTGGATACAGCCTTCCGCCCGCTTGCGGACGGCGCGCCGCGCTACGCCAACGTCCACGCCATCGGCACCACACTCGACGCCTGCGAACCCCTGCGCGAACGCTCGTTTGAAGGCATCGCCCTGGCAACCGGCTTTGCCGTTGCCCACCACGTCCAACTTGCCAACCATTCAACATCCGCCTGAGGCTGCTATGTTCGTCGAACAAACGCTCGACAACTGTATCAAGTGCAACATCTGTGTAACCGAATGCCCGGTGGCGGCGGTCACCGACAAATTCCCCGGTCCCAAGTACGAAGGACCGCAAGCCGCCCGCTTCCGCCAACCGAACCAACCGCTCACCGACGCATCGGTGGACTATTGCAGCGGCTGCCGCGTCTGCAACATGGTCTGCCCCACGGGCGTGCGCATCGCC
This window contains:
- the glpB gene encoding glycerol-3-phosphate dehydrogenase subunit GlpB encodes the protein MSEEPIKLDERSMPMNSNPDVIVIGAGLSGLTAAWQLAQRGHRVRVVTKGWGATHWHSGCIDVLGYHPIESDTPVATPRDAVADLIAAQPHHPYALVGLDGLAAALDAFATLCRDAGYPLHGTLDRQWLLPSAVGAFRPTCLAPETMIAGDLTRHDTEPMLIVGFERLNDFYPELIADNLIKQGHLARGTLVDTPTLRRQKIVNTLVLARLFEQAAFRAEFIAAVKPKLGKAQRIGVPAVLGFENAIAIKNELEAAFERPIFEIPTVPPSVPGMRLHRILTRAIERAGGDIRTGMQVVAADAEGDRATTIWSEAAARRVPHHAEVFVLATGGILGGGITTTYTGDVREVVFGLPVNAPTDRMAWLHRDFLDARGHPIFRAGLQVDTAFRPLADGAPRYANVHAIGTTLDACEPLRERSFEGIALATGFAVAHHVQLANHSTSA
- the glpA gene encoding anaerobic glycerol-3-phosphate dehydrogenase subunit GlpA; the protein is MRTVQTEVLVIGGGATGAGIIRDLAMRGFDAILVEKRDLTHGTTGRYHGLLHSGGRYAVKDPKAAVECIEENRILRRIMPHCLEDTGGFFVVTPWDDPDFGDTFMEGCRKAGIPVEEISVAQMLREEPLLNPNISRCFRVPDAAADSFLATRLNAESAREYGAHIWTYHEVRDLMMDGQRVIGAVCHDLVRDEEVRIYADMVVNAAGAWAGKIAAMAGLDVHITPGKGVMVAINHRVLNTVVNRCKMPSDGDIIVPIHTVAVIGTTDVKVSDPEHFAIEPWEIELMLDEGEKLVPGVKNMRILRAWAGVRPLYQETKAVDTRDITRAYTLLDHETRDGVSGIITMTGGKWTTYRQMAQVTVDRVCEKFGVQRECRTHLEPLPGAEKHGGYHWLGARFADVERRQAYGDLICECELATREDVERAIVQGDAKTIDDIRRMVRLGMGPCQGGFCTFRAVGLLHRLRHPDVEDANAALRDFLQERWKGLLPILWGQQLRQERLDELIYLSVLNVDHLPGPKATPLAPVMYDPPTGEEPQARV
- the glpK gene encoding glycerol kinase GlpK → MSKYVGAIDQGTTSTRFMVFDHSGLEVAKHQLEHEQIYPQAGWVEHDPLEIWARTQDVIKGAMQKAGLDASQLVAIGVTNQRETTVVWNKQTGKPYYNAIVWQDTRTDRICNQLERDGLADLFRRKTGLPIATYFSGPKIKWILDNVEGVREAAERGDALFGNIDTWIIWNLTGGPNGGKHITDVTNASRTMLMNLETLDWDDELLRILGIPRQMLPEIRPSSDPSIYGMTAANGPFGAEIPVCGDLGDQQAATVGQTCFDVGEAKNTYGTGCFMLLNTGTEIVPSKSGLLTTVCYKFGDEPAVYALEGSIAITGALVQWLRDNLDFFDFSHHIEDYARTVEDNGGVYFVPAFSGLFAPYWRSDARGVIVGLTRYANKGHICRAALEATAYQTREVLDAMKADSGVDLAALKVDGGMVYNELLMQFQADILNVPVVRPQVAETTSLGAAYAAGLAVGFWSNLDDLRQNWQVDKTWTPAMDAEKREKLYRDWKRAVERTFGWVEQD